In the Micromonospora narathiwatensis genome, one interval contains:
- a CDS encoding GNAT family N-acetyltransferase, with protein sequence MNAGTVLDRRLKAAPDDPRPLRVTSPAPADAWERVLASAPNALPSQTPTWLRCVCAVEGYADVSRLYETADGRRIVLPLVRRPGLGPILATDFGLPVGWGPGGLVCEGGELRPEDVRMVVTDLARRPVLSTLVRPDPAAAGTWEAAVPASVLREKRMTQTVFLDGGFDKVWRERFRSDTRNRIRRAERAGVLVEWDDTGRLVPVFHQLYGESVDRWARRDRLPVPLARRLAARREPHRKLRTVAEMLGSRCRIYAAYHEGRPVAAIVVLFGATTAMYWRGAMLEKLAGPVYANYLLHKTAIADAIEAGCAAYNMGDSARVSSLELFKSRFGAVSQDYACYRIERVPITPLVQRARGGVRRILALRPVRSSA encoded by the coding sequence GTGAACGCCGGGACCGTCCTCGACCGCCGTCTCAAGGCGGCACCCGACGACCCGCGACCGCTGCGGGTGACGAGTCCGGCCCCGGCCGACGCATGGGAGCGGGTGCTCGCCTCCGCGCCGAACGCCCTGCCCAGCCAGACGCCGACCTGGCTCCGCTGCGTGTGCGCGGTCGAAGGCTATGCGGACGTCTCGCGGCTCTACGAGACCGCCGACGGCAGGCGCATCGTCCTTCCGCTGGTACGCCGCCCGGGGCTCGGTCCGATCCTCGCGACGGACTTCGGACTCCCCGTCGGCTGGGGACCGGGCGGGCTGGTCTGCGAGGGCGGCGAACTCCGCCCGGAGGACGTCCGCATGGTGGTCACCGACCTGGCACGGCGACCCGTGCTGAGCACCCTGGTCCGCCCTGACCCGGCGGCGGCGGGGACGTGGGAGGCGGCGGTGCCGGCCAGCGTGCTGCGCGAGAAGCGGATGACGCAGACGGTCTTCCTCGACGGCGGCTTCGACAAGGTCTGGCGCGAGCGGTTCCGCAGCGACACCCGCAACCGGATCCGCCGCGCGGAGCGGGCCGGCGTCCTCGTCGAGTGGGACGACACGGGCCGTCTGGTCCCGGTCTTCCACCAGCTCTACGGTGAGTCCGTCGACCGCTGGGCACGGCGGGACCGGCTCCCGGTCCCGCTCGCCCGGCGGCTGGCCGCCCGACGGGAGCCGCACCGGAAGCTGCGCACCGTCGCGGAGATGCTCGGCTCCCGGTGCCGGATATACGCCGCGTACCACGAGGGACGTCCGGTCGCCGCGATCGTCGTGCTGTTCGGCGCGACGACGGCGATGTACTGGCGCGGCGCGATGCTGGAGAAGCTCGCCGGCCCCGTCTATGCCAACTACCTGTTGCACAAGACGGCGATCGCGGACGCGATCGAGGCCGGGTGCGCGGCCTACAACATGGGCGACTCGGCGCGGGTGTCCTCGTTGGAGCTGTTCAAGAGCCGCTTCGGCGCCGTCAGCCAGGACTACGCCTGCTACCGGATCGAGCGGGTGCCGATCACCCCGCTGGTCCAGCGGGCTCGTGGCGGCGTACGGCGGATCCTGGCGCTCCGGCCGGTGCGGAGCAGTGCATGA